A part of Paenibacillus antri genomic DNA contains:
- a CDS encoding PLP-dependent aminotransferase family protein, with amino-acid sequence MQEGSKYGNIVRYALDRIGEGAWKAGAKLPSVRAMAERNGCSVNTVLRAYEALQSEGYVYAKPKAGFFVAADPDRPSPRATAAIPFDAASPDESAMPYKEFFEYMTKAVFQRRGALFDYGDPQGLPSLRQALAKHLQDVGLFVDERRIFVVSGSQQALQLLVSMPFPNGKTHVLVEQPTYHGMLRALRTANVPAIGLERTESGIDLERLERHFQSNPIKLFYTASRFHNPTGWSYAKSQRESIARLARKYDVYVVEDDYLADLEHDSRNEPIAANDGCDRIVYVKSFSKTLLPGMRLGLAALPPPLVETFREHKLCADFGTSSLSQNALELYLRNGLFDVHRKSVRATYRDRMTELIRVCRETLPTQVTLDAPAGGIFASLFLPKTLPEAEFARALGAAGVPMVPGERFFLPGFPEAKPLMRISVIRADEAAIRRGVELVAAEARRLLRTTPKERDEASGGHWI; translated from the coding sequence ATGCAGGAAGGAAGCAAGTACGGGAACATCGTTCGATATGCGCTCGATCGGATCGGCGAAGGGGCATGGAAGGCGGGGGCGAAGCTGCCGTCCGTCCGAGCGATGGCCGAACGGAACGGGTGCAGCGTGAATACGGTGCTGCGAGCTTACGAAGCGCTTCAAAGCGAAGGGTACGTGTATGCGAAGCCGAAGGCGGGGTTTTTCGTGGCGGCCGATCCGGATCGGCCTTCGCCTCGGGCGACCGCCGCGATTCCGTTCGACGCGGCTTCGCCGGACGAATCGGCGATGCCGTATAAGGAATTTTTCGAATACATGACCAAGGCGGTCTTTCAACGCAGAGGCGCCCTGTTCGACTACGGCGATCCGCAAGGGCTGCCGTCGCTCAGGCAAGCGCTCGCGAAGCATCTGCAGGACGTCGGCTTGTTCGTCGACGAACGGCGGATCTTCGTCGTCTCGGGATCGCAGCAGGCGCTCCAGCTGCTCGTCTCGATGCCGTTCCCGAACGGCAAGACTCACGTTCTCGTCGAACAGCCGACGTACCACGGCATGCTTCGCGCTTTGCGAACCGCGAACGTACCGGCGATCGGGCTGGAGCGGACCGAGTCGGGCATCGATCTGGAGCGGCTCGAGCGGCATTTCCAAAGCAATCCGATCAAATTGTTCTATACCGCGAGCCGGTTCCATAATCCGACGGGCTGGTCGTATGCGAAGTCGCAGCGAGAAAGCATCGCGAGACTCGCGCGTAAATACGATGTGTACGTCGTAGAGGACGATTATTTGGCCGATCTGGAGCACGATTCCCGGAACGAACCGATCGCCGCGAACGACGGCTGCGACCGAATCGTCTACGTGAAGAGCTTCTCGAAGACGCTGCTGCCCGGCATGCGGCTCGGACTGGCCGCATTGCCGCCGCCGCTCGTCGAGACGTTCCGAGAGCATAAGCTTTGCGCCGACTTCGGGACGTCGTCGCTGTCGCAGAACGCGCTGGAGCTGTATCTTCGCAACGGCTTGTTCGACGTCCACCGGAAGAGCGTTCGAGCGACGTACCGCGACCGTATGACGGAGCTGATCCGCGTCTGCCGGGAGACGCTGCCGACCCAGGTGACGTTGGACGCGCCGGCGGGAGGCATCTTCGCCTCCCTGTTCCTGCCGAAGACGCTGCCGGAGGCGGAATTCGCCCGCGCGCTCGGAGCGGCCGGGGTCCCGATGGTGCCCGGAGAACGATTTTTCCTGCCGGGCTTCCCGGAGGCGAAGCCCCTCATGCGTATCAGCGTCATACGCGCCGACGAAGCGGCCATCCGCCGCGGCGTCGAGCTCGTCGCCGCGGAAGCCCGGCGGTTGCTTCGCACGACGCCGAAGGAGCGGGACGAGGCATCCGGAGGTCATTGGATATAG
- the spoIIAA gene encoding anti-sigma F factor antagonist, with product MSFGIHMEQHRQALIVRLEGELDHHAADSVRTQMEDAIIRGNVTHLILSLKELSFMDSSGIGVILGRYKLITSRGGKMVVCDASPAVYRLFEMSGLFKIVAIEPSEKQALSSLGVVS from the coding sequence ATGAGCTTCGGCATTCATATGGAGCAGCATCGGCAGGCGTTAATCGTCCGGCTCGAAGGCGAGTTGGATCACCACGCCGCCGATTCGGTACGCACCCAAATGGAGGACGCTATCATTCGGGGGAACGTCACGCACCTCATTTTAAGTTTAAAAGAGTTATCCTTCATGGACAGCTCCGGCATCGGAGTCATCCTTGGACGCTATAAGCTGATAACGAGCCGAGGCGGCAAGATGGTCGTATGCGATGCGTCGCCGGCCGTCTATCGATTGTTCGAGATGTCGGGACTGTTCAAGATCGTCGCGATCGAGCCGAGCGAGAAACAAGCGCTTTCGAGTCTGGGGGTCGTATCATGA
- a CDS encoding stage V sporulation protein AB → MTAAIGGAVAGAAQAFLGLASGLAVGSGLVAFLVVLDVIPRLAQITGTTSRGADLELAVVFGAVFWTCADFFGWSLSCPEAALIGVGLLTGGFVGTVAAALTEVLNVFPILARRLRLESHLRWLLAAMVLGKVLGSLFEWLAFRVQ, encoded by the coding sequence ATGACGGCGGCGATCGGCGGAGCGGTCGCGGGGGCGGCGCAGGCGTTCCTCGGCTTGGCCAGCGGTCTCGCGGTCGGCAGCGGCCTCGTGGCGTTCCTCGTCGTGCTCGACGTCATCCCGCGACTCGCGCAAATAACGGGAACGACGTCGCGCGGCGCGGATCTGGAGCTCGCGGTCGTGTTCGGAGCGGTGTTCTGGACGTGCGCGGACTTCTTCGGATGGTCGCTCTCCTGTCCGGAGGCTGCGCTGATCGGCGTCGGGCTGCTTACGGGCGGCTTCGTCGGCACGGTGGCGGCCGCGCTTACCGAGGTGTTGAACGTGTTTCCGATTTTGGCGCGGAGGCTCCGCTTGGAATCGCACCTGCGATGGCTGTTGGCCGCCATGGTGCTCGGCAAGGTGCTCGGTTCGTTGTTTGAATGGCTGGCGTTCCGGGTACAGTAA
- a CDS encoding D-alanyl-D-alanine carboxypeptidase family protein codes for MLVALTLGSGSAAASIGADEAESAEAPVVDLAPNARSAILMDADTGTVMFQKNVSEKLPPASITKVMTMLLIMEALDAGKIKLDDKVSTSEYAASMGGSQIFLEVGEEMTVDEMLKGIAMASGNDASVAMAEKIAGSEQQFVQMMNERAKELGMNNTNFVNVNGLPAENHYTTAEDIAIMSRELMKHEEVTKYTSVYQDYLRKDSEKPFWLVNTNKLVRFYSGADGLKTGYTSEAKFCLTATAKRNDFRVIAVVLGEPNTKTRNAEVTSMFDYAFAQYQNHTLIKDGDQIGSIKVEKGQQERIELKADHQYSVLLKKGDNTDEIRYELKYDENLKAPIAIGQPIGKIVVYKGDGVLKEYDLESPVDVPEASWWTMLKRTASKLFLIK; via the coding sequence ATGCTGGTGGCCCTGACGCTGGGCTCGGGCTCGGCGGCCGCCTCGATCGGCGCGGACGAAGCCGAGTCGGCCGAAGCGCCGGTCGTCGATTTGGCGCCGAACGCACGCTCGGCGATCTTGATGGACGCCGATACGGGCACCGTCATGTTCCAAAAGAACGTATCGGAAAAGCTGCCGCCGGCATCCATTACGAAGGTGATGACGATGCTGCTGATCATGGAGGCGCTCGACGCGGGCAAGATCAAGCTCGACGATAAGGTGTCGACGAGCGAATACGCGGCTTCGATGGGCGGCTCTCAGATCTTCCTGGAGGTCGGCGAAGAGATGACCGTCGACGAGATGCTGAAGGGCATCGCGATGGCGTCCGGCAACGATGCGTCCGTGGCGATGGCGGAGAAAATCGCGGGCAGCGAGCAGCAATTCGTTCAGATGATGAACGAGCGCGCCAAGGAGCTCGGGATGAACAATACGAACTTCGTGAACGTCAACGGATTGCCTGCGGAAAATCACTATACGACGGCCGAAGACATCGCCATCATGTCCCGCGAGCTCATGAAGCACGAGGAAGTCACGAAATATACGAGCGTATATCAAGACTATCTTCGGAAGGATTCGGAGAAGCCGTTCTGGCTCGTGAACACGAACAAGCTCGTGCGGTTTTATTCCGGCGCGGACGGGCTTAAGACCGGATATACGAGCGAAGCGAAGTTTTGCCTTACGGCGACGGCCAAGCGGAACGACTTCCGCGTTATCGCAGTCGTGCTCGGAGAGCCGAATACGAAGACGCGCAATGCCGAGGTGACGTCCATGTTCGACTACGCGTTCGCGCAGTACCAAAACCATACGCTGATTAAAGACGGCGATCAGATCGGCAGCATCAAGGTCGAGAAGGGCCAGCAGGAACGCATCGAGCTGAAAGCCGACCACCAATACAGCGTCCTGCTGAAGAAAGGCGACAACACAGACGAGATTCGTTACGAGCTCAAATACGACGAAAACCTGAAGGCGCCGATCGCGATCGGCCAGCCGATCGGCAAGATCGTCGTGTACAAGGGCGACGGGGTGCTCAAGGAGTACGACCTCGAGTCGCCGGTCGACGTTCCGGAAGCGAGCTGGTGGACGATGCTGAAGCGCACCGCCTCCAAGCTGTTTCTGATCAAGTAA
- the sigF gene encoding RNA polymerase sporulation sigma factor SigF has translation MDVDVKNASHSYLDDAEVKRLIALSQAGETTARDTLVNCNIRLVWSVVQRFLNRGYEPEDLFQIGCIGLLKSIDKFDLSYDVKFSTYAVPMIIGEIQRFLRDDGTVKVSRSLKEMANKVRKTKDELSKRYGRLPTISEVAEELGVTPEEIVFAQEANKPPSSIHETVFENDGDPITLMDQIADDSQERWFDKLALGEAINALSERERLIVYLRYYRDQTQSEVASRLGISQVQVSRLEKKILQSIKDQIAQ, from the coding sequence ATGGATGTCGATGTAAAAAACGCCTCCCACAGCTATCTCGACGACGCTGAAGTCAAGCGCCTGATCGCGCTCAGCCAAGCCGGCGAGACGACCGCGAGGGACACGCTCGTCAATTGCAACATTCGTCTCGTCTGGTCGGTCGTGCAGCGGTTCTTGAACCGCGGCTACGAGCCGGAAGACTTATTCCAAATCGGGTGCATCGGATTGCTCAAATCGATCGACAAGTTCGACTTGTCCTACGACGTTAAATTTTCCACCTATGCCGTTCCGATGATCATCGGCGAAATTCAACGCTTTCTCCGGGACGACGGCACCGTGAAGGTGAGCCGCTCGCTTAAGGAGATGGCGAACAAGGTGCGGAAGACGAAGGACGAATTGTCGAAGCGGTACGGGCGTCTGCCGACGATCAGCGAAGTCGCGGAAGAGCTCGGCGTCACGCCGGAGGAAATCGTATTCGCGCAGGAAGCCAACAAGCCGCCGTCCTCGATTCACGAAACCGTGTTCGAGAACGACGGCGACCCGATCACGTTGATGGACCAGATCGCCGACGACTCGCAGGAGCGTTGGTTCGACAAGCTGGCGCTCGGGGAAGCGATCAACGCGCTGTCCGAACGAGAGCGGTTGATCGTCTATCTGCGGTATTACCGGGACCAGACGCAATCCGAAGTCGCCTCGCGCCTCGGCATCTCGCAGGTGCAGGTATCGAGGCTCGAGAAGAAAATATTGCAGAGCATCAAAGACCAGATCGCCCAATAG
- the spoIIAB gene encoding anti-sigma F factor: MSETNFMKLEFSSRSVNEAFARVAVAAFVSQLDPTLDELTDIKTVISEAVTNAIIHGYNEDPNGVVAIRGRIEGDTVYLTVEDQGGGIEDLDLARTPLYTSKPELERSGMGFTIMENFMDRLDVVSEPGKGTKVEMVKRIESKKVMYN, from the coding sequence ATGAGCGAGACGAATTTCATGAAGCTAGAATTCTCGAGCCGCTCCGTGAACGAAGCGTTCGCCCGCGTCGCGGTCGCCGCCTTCGTGAGCCAGTTGGATCCTACGCTCGACGAACTGACCGACATCAAGACGGTCATCTCCGAAGCGGTGACGAACGCGATCATTCACGGGTACAACGAGGATCCGAACGGCGTCGTCGCGATCCGGGGGCGCATCGAAGGGGATACCGTGTATCTGACCGTCGAGGACCAAGGCGGGGGCATCGAAGACCTGGACCTGGCGCGCACGCCGCTGTACACGTCGAAGCCGGAGCTCGAGCGATCCGGCATGGGCTTTACGATCATGGAAAACTTCATGGACCGATTGGACGTCGTCTCCGAGCCGGGCAAAGGCACGAAAGTCGAGATGGTGAAGCGCATCGAATCGAAAAAAGTGATGTATAACTAG
- a CDS encoding GNAT family N-acetyltransferase — protein MEWTWGDLRITDETELVDLDKVYAMLAASYWAADRDRSTVEASVRGSLCLSAFVGELQVGFLRAVTDRATFAWICDVVVDEAHRGGGIGKRLMETALSHPAIRDTNMGLATRDAHGLYERFGFVRREAMARTKNQTAPIGRSGL, from the coding sequence ATGGAATGGACATGGGGAGACTTACGGATTACGGACGAGACGGAGCTCGTCGATCTCGACAAGGTGTACGCGATGCTGGCAGCCTCCTATTGGGCGGCCGACAGGGATAGGAGCACCGTCGAGGCGAGCGTGCGGGGATCGCTTTGTTTGTCGGCGTTCGTCGGCGAACTTCAAGTCGGCTTCCTGCGGGCGGTGACGGATCGGGCGACGTTCGCGTGGATTTGCGACGTCGTCGTAGACGAAGCGCACCGAGGGGGCGGCATCGGCAAGCGGCTGATGGAGACGGCCCTCTCGCACCCGGCGATCCGGGACACGAATATGGGGCTTGCCACCCGCGACGCTCACGGACTGTACGAACGCTTCGGCTTCGTACGTCGGGAGGCGATGGCGAGAACGAAAAACCAGACCGCCCCTATTGGGCGATCTGGTCTTTGA
- a CDS encoding DNA-binding response regulator, whose translation MNTFDSAHEAWFDAALRGLTRKARESLERGHGHGERRFLRDVWWPAVGSFEHLHPQYEVRDFEGNAIRIDFAYLRPPFRICIEVEENPCRSASEPRAERLAADYWIVLRFPLADVLQDPLRCRRTLTGAFDRMFRDETTDPSRLSPGEKDILRLAARSVRPTKPSDVMRALQVSDKTARALLKSLVDKRLLRPAGTGSKRIRAYEPALEPLLLLYMVG comes from the coding sequence ATGAACACGTTCGATTCGGCGCATGAAGCATGGTTCGACGCGGCGCTGCGCGGGTTGACGCGGAAGGCGCGGGAGTCGCTCGAACGGGGACACGGACACGGCGAGCGACGGTTTCTGCGCGACGTCTGGTGGCCGGCGGTCGGCTCGTTCGAACATCTGCACCCGCAATACGAGGTTCGGGATTTCGAAGGCAACGCGATCCGCATCGACTTCGCCTACCTGCGTCCTCCGTTCCGGATTTGCATCGAGGTGGAAGAGAATCCCTGCCGCTCGGCAAGCGAGCCCCGCGCGGAACGATTGGCCGCGGATTATTGGATCGTTCTTCGGTTCCCGCTCGCGGACGTCCTCCAGGATCCGCTCCGCTGTCGGCGGACGCTGACCGGCGCATTCGACCGCATGTTCCGGGACGAAACGACGGATCCGAGCCGACTTTCCCCAGGGGAAAAGGATATCCTGCGCCTGGCCGCCCGCTCCGTCCGCCCGACGAAGCCGTCGGACGTGATGCGCGCGCTGCAGGTGTCCGATAAGACGGCGCGCGCGCTGCTGAAGTCGCTCGTCGACAAACGGCTGCTCCGGCCGGCGGGTACCGGCTCCAAGCGCATTCGCGCGTATGAGCCCGCGCTGGAGCCGCTGCTGCTGCTGTACATGGTCGGGTGA
- a CDS encoding stage V sporulation protein AA, producing MKPTVYLRLRKRARMPKGHAIRLRDVAQLLSEPELEEQLYDLVVHRPVAGDGNLVLVDILRVVSVIREAAPDAAIESFGEPHALVELYAQRRPANRIAFALVWLLLFFGSGLAIMNFHEDVSMPAVHQRIAFLLTGQTIDHPFFLQIPYSFGIGLGMVIFFNHVFKKKINEEPSPLEVEMFKYEESVHQYVVTEEYRKLDARRREEPKR from the coding sequence ATGAAGCCAACCGTGTATTTGCGGCTGCGCAAGCGCGCGCGGATGCCGAAGGGACACGCGATCCGGCTGCGGGACGTCGCGCAGCTGTTGTCGGAGCCGGAGCTGGAGGAGCAGTTGTACGATCTCGTCGTCCATCGGCCCGTTGCCGGCGACGGCAATCTGGTGTTAGTCGACATTCTCCGCGTCGTCTCGGTCATCCGGGAAGCGGCGCCGGACGCCGCGATCGAATCGTTCGGGGAACCGCACGCGCTGGTCGAGCTATACGCGCAGCGCCGGCCTGCGAACCGCATCGCTTTCGCGCTCGTATGGCTGTTGTTGTTTTTCGGCTCGGGGCTCGCGATCATGAACTTCCACGAGGACGTCTCGATGCCGGCGGTGCATCAGCGCATCGCCTTTTTGCTGACCGGGCAGACGATCGATCACCCGTTTTTCCTTCAAATCCCGTATTCGTTCGGTATCGGACTCGGGATGGTCATCTTTTTCAATCATGTGTTCAAGAAGAAGATCAACGAGGAACCGAGCCCGCTCGAGGTGGAGATGTTCAAATACGAGGAGAGCGTGCATCAATACGTCGTAACGGAGGAGTACCGGAAGCTTGACGCTCGGCGCCGCGAAGAACCGAAGCGATGA